In Aspergillus nidulans FGSC A4 chromosome II, a single window of DNA contains:
- a CDS encoding uncharacterized protein (transcript_id=CADANIAT00004402): MRTVAHNEDIQRRIRFLIQRQHDHEKQWWTGREALLQKQSARKEKKRELDEVLRSVGAPVDEKEVSTAEEDLAEIRNYDVKVHRAAKQMADAMMMELKALDVPFFCINKSLIAGETVSQNQGHRDSSGPTPGTQDRQGRLSRDELSALQRRMLELLQDLCKE; encoded by the exons ATGCGCACCGTCGCCCACAATGAGGACATCCAGCGACGCATCCGCTTCCTtatccagcgccagcacgACCACGAGAAGCAGTGGTGGACGGGCCGAGAAGCGCTGCTTCAGAAGCAGAGtgcgaggaaggagaagaagagggagttGGATGAGGTTTT ACGATCAGTCGGCGCGCCGGTTGACGAGAAGGAAGTTTCT ACGGccgaagaagaccttgccgaGATCCGCAACTACGATGTCAAAGTGCATAGGGCAGCGAAGCAGATGGCTGACGCCATGATGATGGAGCTGAAAGCATTAGATGTGCCGTTCTTCTGCATCAACAAAAGTCTTATTGCGGGCGAGACTGTTAGCCAGAATCAAGGACATCGAGATTCCTCTGGACCCACTCCTGGTACACAGGATAGACAGGGTCGCCTGTCCAGAGATGAATTGTCGGCCCTCCAGCGGCGGATGTTGGAGTTGCTACAGGATCTCTGCAAGGAATGA
- a CDS encoding cytochrome c oxidase assembly protein COX14 (transcript_id=CADANIAT00004403): protein MSRSAADATRFTATGPYASSKPSGAPYKLPGFLANESKSQNNGSGGNRQETPKEKVERLRAQARAARLAQSTSRVDTMVEFGRRFANKAHKTMVYTLITASGICGVLTVYSMVSLTLYNRRQRALWIEKEMQTLRDAQAAYVTGTATAEQLELLKKEKIGEIYKQKKEEERAQRPWNKVKNYLLGGLKTEETAPAGAAAVGAENNKPGVLEALNAAASKPDQAPSTPSTAAPAAPGQLDVLAENAEAAAKQTTKSWTSWLTGR from the exons ATGTCTCGATCCGCCGCAGACGCAACCCGGTTCACGGCCACGGGGCCCTACGCTAGCTCAAAGCCCAGCGGTGCCCCGTACAAACTCCCCGGGTTTTTAGCGAATGAATCGAAATCGCAGAACAATGGGTCTGGGGGAAACAGACAGGAGACGCCTAAGGAGAAGGTCGAGCGACTGCGAGCACAGGCACGGGCGGCCCGGTTAGCACAGTCGACTTCACGGGTTGACACAATGGTGGAATTTGGGCGGCGGTTTGCGAACAAGGCACACAAGACGATGGTATACACGCTCATTACCGCGTCCG GCATATGCGGTGTGCTCACTGTCTACTCCATGGTCTCCCTAACACTATATAACCGTCGCCAACGCGCCCTATGGATCGAGAAGGAAATGCAGACACTCCGCGATGCCCAAGCGGCTTATGTGACCGGAACAGCGACAGCGGAACAACTGGAGCTGttgaaaaaggagaagattggCGAAATCTataagcagaagaaggaggaggagagggctCAACGGCCGTGGAACAAGGTCAAGAACTACCTGCTGGGTGGACTGAAGACCGAGGAGACTGCGCCAGCGGGGGCTGCTGCGGTGGGCGCGGAAAACAATAAGCCCGGGGTTCTGGAAGCCCTTAACGCCGCCGCGTCTAAGCCGGACCAGGCTCCCTCAACCCCTAGCACTGCGGCTCCCGCTGCTCCGGGACAGTTAGACGTCCTCGCTGAGAACGCAGAGGCAGCTGCCAAGCAGACAACGAAAAGCTGGACGAGTTGGCTCACTGGTCGGTGA
- the hel10 gene encoding putative high expression lethality protein Hel10 (transcript_id=CADANIAT00004404) yields the protein MSGPYDHNQGYYNPNQYQQGYYPEQGQQYQGYQPQHSQQYDQGYPQQHGQPYDQGYPQQHQQYDSQRGTSNDYYGQQPPQQGYDQYGQHQQQQYGQEAPGGAQEGERGLGGAVAGGLAGAFGGHKVNHGVLGAIGGAIVGSLAQDALKKKDKHKDEPYYDQHSQYGGSHHSGQSGHSSKLDQLGSFFKK from the exons ATGTCTGGCCCCTACGATCACAACCAGGGTTACTACAACCCGAACCAGTATCAGCAGGGTTACTACCCTGAGCAGGGTCAGCAGTACCAGGGCTATCAGCCGCAACACAGCCAACAGTACGACCAGGGGTACCCTCAACAGCACGGTCAGCCGTATGATCAGGGCTACCCCCAACAGCACCAACAGTACGATAGCCAGCGTGGCACTTCCAACGACTACTACGgccagcagcctcctcagcaaggCTACGATCAATAcggccagcaccagcagcaaca GTATGGCCAGGAAGCTCCCGGCGGTGCTCAGGAAGGCGAACGTGGTCTTGGAGGAGCCGTTGCTGGTGGGTTAGCAGG TGCTTTTGGAGGTCACAAGGTCAACCATGGAGTCCTCGGCGCGATTGGTGGCGCGATTGTCGGAAGTCTCGCACAGGATgcgctaaagaagaaagacaagcaCAAGGATGAACCCTACTACGATCAGCACTCTCAGTACGGCGGTTCCCACCACTCTGGCCAATCTGGCCACTCTTCAAAGCTGGACCAGctcggcagcttcttcaagaaatgA